One genomic segment of Maridesulfovibrio bastinii DSM 16055 includes these proteins:
- a CDS encoding DUF3536 domain-containing protein, producing MSEKHLCIHGHFYQPPREDPWLNKILPEGSAAPFRHWNERIARESYTPLAWARRMNGDGRIDEIINCYEWMSFNIGPTLFNWLERSDPELIEKLQDADRRSLKRWGHGNAIAQIYHHVIMPLATEFDKKVEVAWAVADFESRFNRKPEGMWLSETACDIESLEVLAEYGIKFTLLAPRQAESISLLGSGVWEGVDESSLDIRRPYLVNLPSGKSISIFFYDGGLSQSVAFEGLLRDGENFWRRLSGASHDGSGLLSIATDGETYGHHFEFGEMALAYVLKQAIENRDGISITNYAAFLEKNPPEYEVKIRDNSSWSCYHGVERWRSDCGCSTGGHPDWNQKWRKPLRDGLQHIKTSIDNFYLAEGQTVFKDPQDALLNYGAVLSGLISEDKYSDNYFLTDNTDSKDKGWAMLSMQKWALASFASCGWFFDDLARLEPVNNMTFALRAIEIAKKNGLEDLEADFISIISEAQSNEERYGSGTNIWDNIIKPRSESPSKLIAQTIPLLFVEDAFPSPGEKSRICWPEVEISIEVDSNSDLENLYGIASIKWHLESQVKSYSWKWNCDDNIMSAVVDVSVDGESFSEAVNDLPWKNRQYISLRWLEIYSERLWDARIGKELSVNSMFLSFDDYQSVQTNEYKWKELWPVMVYEYIFSEGSKTSPDLIHFLSEVGKDNVELISLGKRISMEICSVLSEESPDWEYLINAISKLKMLNLEINYWDIQNSYWMNVLREKQSQEFGRLIGF from the coding sequence ATGTCTGAAAAGCACCTTTGTATACATGGTCATTTTTATCAGCCACCACGTGAAGACCCTTGGTTGAATAAGATTTTGCCTGAGGGAAGTGCAGCTCCTTTCAGACATTGGAATGAGAGGATTGCCAGAGAAAGTTATACTCCGTTGGCATGGGCCAGAAGAATGAATGGAGATGGAAGGATTGATGAAATTATCAATTGTTATGAATGGATGAGTTTTAATATCGGTCCAACTTTGTTTAATTGGTTAGAAAGATCTGATCCTGAATTAATAGAGAAACTTCAGGACGCGGATAGACGCAGTCTCAAAAGATGGGGACACGGAAATGCGATAGCGCAGATTTATCACCATGTAATTATGCCTCTGGCTACTGAATTTGATAAAAAGGTTGAAGTTGCATGGGCCGTTGCTGATTTTGAATCAAGATTCAACCGTAAGCCTGAGGGTATGTGGCTTTCAGAGACAGCCTGCGATATCGAATCACTGGAAGTTCTTGCTGAGTATGGCATAAAATTTACTTTACTGGCCCCAAGGCAGGCTGAATCTATAAGTCTTTTGGGATCTGGAGTCTGGGAAGGAGTAGATGAGTCTTCGCTCGATATCAGAAGACCTTATCTGGTAAATTTACCATCAGGTAAGAGTATTTCAATCTTTTTCTATGATGGAGGGCTATCTCAGTCTGTAGCTTTTGAAGGCTTGCTACGGGATGGTGAAAATTTTTGGAGAAGGCTATCCGGAGCTTCGCATGATGGAAGCGGGCTTCTCTCCATTGCAACAGATGGTGAAACCTACGGGCATCATTTTGAATTTGGAGAGATGGCGTTGGCATACGTCCTCAAACAGGCAATTGAAAATCGTGATGGAATATCCATTACAAACTATGCTGCGTTTCTTGAAAAGAATCCTCCTGAATATGAAGTAAAAATTAGAGATAATTCCTCATGGAGTTGTTACCACGGTGTAGAACGCTGGAGAAGCGATTGTGGCTGCTCCACCGGCGGACATCCTGACTGGAATCAGAAATGGAGGAAACCATTAAGGGATGGACTGCAACACATAAAAACCAGCATAGATAATTTTTATCTTGCAGAAGGGCAGACTGTTTTTAAAGATCCTCAAGATGCCCTTCTAAATTATGGTGCAGTTTTAAGTGGTCTTATAAGTGAAGATAAATATTCTGATAACTATTTTTTGACAGATAATACAGATAGTAAGGATAAAGGATGGGCAATGCTCTCAATGCAGAAGTGGGCATTGGCTTCATTTGCAAGTTGTGGGTGGTTTTTTGATGATCTGGCACGTTTAGAGCCTGTAAATAATATGACTTTTGCTTTACGGGCGATTGAGATTGCGAAAAAAAACGGGCTTGAAGATTTGGAAGCTGATTTTATTTCTATTATTTCAGAGGCCCAATCAAATGAGGAAAGGTATGGCAGTGGAACAAATATTTGGGATAATATTATAAAGCCGCGGAGTGAGTCTCCATCCAAGCTAATAGCTCAAACGATTCCTTTATTGTTTGTTGAAGACGCTTTCCCTTCACCCGGTGAAAAAAGCCGCATTTGTTGGCCTGAAGTAGAGATCAGTATTGAAGTTGATTCAAATTCTGATCTGGAGAATTTGTATGGTATAGCCTCAATTAAGTGGCATTTAGAATCACAAGTCAAAAGTTATAGTTGGAAATGGAATTGTGATGATAACATTATGTCAGCGGTTGTTGATGTAAGTGTAGATGGAGAGTCTTTTTCAGAAGCTGTAAATGATCTGCCATGGAAAAATCGTCAGTACATTTCTTTAAGGTGGTTGGAAATATATTCAGAAAGATTATGGGATGCCAGAATTGGAAAAGAGTTATCAGTAAATTCTATGTTTCTAAGCTTTGACGACTATCAGTCTGTTCAAACCAATGAGTATAAATGGAAAGAGCTTTGGCCGGTTATGGTTTATGAATATATTTTTTCAGAAGGTTCGAAGACTTCTCCTGATTTGATCCATTTTTTGAGTGAAGTAGGGAAAGACAACGTTGAACTTATTTCTTTAGGTAAAAGGATAAGTATGGAAATTTGTTCAGTCTTGAGTGAGGAGAGTCCAGACTGGGAGTATCTGATAAATGCTATTTCGAAATTGAAAATGTTGAATTTGGAAATAAATTACTGGGATATACAGAATAGCTACTGGATGAATGTTTTAAGAGAAAAACAAAGTCAGGAATTTGGACGTTTAATCGGTTTTTAG
- a CDS encoding prolipoprotein diacylglyceryl transferase: protein MDPIILQTDNFTIYSYSIYFITACLLGLAVITREARLRGLNFNFGPIAGLIALVCGIIGAKISFAALHPRLIISSPEILFTFSNKTMCFSGALIFGATGASLFLKNRNQSILPWADSFAPAIAIALSVGWLGCFASGFGYGTPTDLPWAVINHSTDSLAPIGTLMHTTQIYYSVSYLIIFLTLAIVAKYARFSGIISGIFITLFGLSNFLISFLRADRLAQLGPLSFEQVLELAFLSIGVYLTLQKNYGSK, encoded by the coding sequence ATGGATCCGATAATATTACAAACTGATAATTTTACTATATACAGTTATAGTATTTATTTCATCACTGCATGTCTGCTCGGCCTCGCAGTTATTACACGAGAAGCCAGACTTCGCGGATTAAATTTTAACTTTGGTCCCATTGCCGGGCTGATCGCATTAGTTTGTGGAATAATTGGTGCAAAAATTTCGTTTGCAGCCCTTCACCCTAGACTAATTATCTCTTCTCCTGAAATTTTATTTACATTCAGCAACAAAACAATGTGTTTTTCTGGAGCACTCATTTTTGGTGCAACCGGAGCCAGCCTTTTTTTAAAAAATAGAAACCAAAGTATACTACCGTGGGCAGACTCGTTTGCTCCGGCGATAGCTATAGCCTTATCTGTTGGATGGCTAGGATGTTTTGCTTCCGGATTCGGATATGGGACCCCGACTGATTTACCATGGGCTGTTATTAATCACTCTACGGATTCATTAGCACCAATCGGGACTTTAATGCATACGACACAAATTTATTATAGTGTTTCATACCTGATAATTTTTCTAACTTTAGCAATTGTCGCAAAATATGCTAGATTTTCTGGTATTATTAGCGGGATATTTATCACTTTATTCGGCCTCTCCAACTTTTTAATAAGTTTTTTGCGGGCAGACCGCTTAGCACAACTGGGACCATTAAGTTTTGAGCAAGTGTTAGAACTGGCTTTTCTTTCAATTGGAGTTTATCTTACTCTCCAAAAGAATTATGGGAGCAAATGA
- a CDS encoding 4Fe-4S binding protein, with product MSRIQWPRRIIQIASLYFIGTFSYYGIFRCPFAVPYVSCENCPVIQCPGKKIWLSAWIAILVSGLMFGRAFCSYACPGGMISELFSKFSVLKGAIRNKLDKNLSYIKYISLAVAIYLFWFGHNPRWAIPIRTGEFWQATSLTFEHAFPLWFIRTGFVLVALLLGLVIPYFWCRFFCPTGGLLEIFSHFSLFRYKMKDSCTDCGKCEKLCGMETRPSRHNCTNCGVCAKDCPVDSIELENRLSNSNK from the coding sequence ATGTCTAGAATTCAATGGCCAAGAAGGATTATTCAAATTGCTTCATTGTATTTTATAGGTACGTTTTCATATTATGGTATTTTTAGGTGTCCTTTTGCTGTACCTTATGTCAGTTGTGAAAATTGCCCCGTTATTCAGTGTCCCGGTAAGAAAATATGGTTATCGGCATGGATTGCTATATTAGTTTCAGGTTTGATGTTTGGACGTGCTTTCTGCTCTTATGCTTGTCCCGGTGGAATGATATCAGAATTGTTTAGTAAATTTTCTGTATTAAAAGGTGCTATCAGGAATAAATTAGATAAGAATTTGTCCTATATTAAATATATAAGTTTAGCTGTTGCCATCTATCTTTTCTGGTTTGGTCACAATCCCCGGTGGGCTATTCCTATAAGGACTGGAGAGTTTTGGCAGGCAACATCATTGACTTTTGAACACGCCTTTCCTTTATGGTTCATCAGGACAGGATTTGTTCTGGTAGCACTTCTCCTTGGGCTGGTGATTCCATATTTCTGGTGCCGTTTCTTTTGCCCTACAGGAGGGTTGTTAGAAATATTCAGTCATTTTAGCTTATTTCGTTATAAAATGAAGGACTCATGTACTGACTGTGGTAAGTGTGAAAAATTATGTGGAATGGAGACTCGTCCTTCCCGTCATAATTGTACCAATTGCGGGGTCTGTGCAAAGGATTGTCCTGTTGATTCTATTGAATTGGAAAACCGTTTATCTAATAGTAATAAATAA
- the lspA gene encoding signal peptidase II: MNKFLHAGIIASATVILDQLTKYTIQSSLPLWSSKTIIPNFFNLVHAVNKGAAFGFLNRADITWQRGFFIVITLIALGVIYYLIKSMNKIYKVQVTALSLLLGGAVGNLIDRILFGQVTDFLDFYIGNYHWPAFNVADIALTVGAFMMIIAVYINKNDGSDNITN, translated from the coding sequence ATGAACAAATTTCTTCACGCAGGAATAATTGCATCCGCAACGGTTATTCTAGATCAACTTACCAAATATACCATCCAGTCAAGTTTACCTTTATGGTCTTCAAAAACCATAATACCCAATTTCTTTAATCTGGTTCATGCCGTAAACAAAGGTGCAGCTTTCGGTTTTTTGAATAGAGCTGATATAACATGGCAGCGAGGATTCTTTATAGTAATAACACTTATTGCCTTGGGTGTTATTTATTATCTTATAAAATCTATGAACAAAATTTATAAGGTTCAGGTAACAGCACTCTCTTTGTTACTTGGAGGTGCGGTAGGTAATCTTATTGACCGCATTTTATTTGGTCAGGTTACTGACTTTCTGGATTTTTATATCGGTAATTACCACTGGCCGGCATTCAATGTTGCAGATATTGCTTTGACAGTTGGAGCCTTTATGATGATAATTGCAGTATACATAAATAAAAACGATGGATCCGATAATATTACAAACTGA
- the ybgF gene encoding tol-pal system protein YbgF has product MKHSFKHKTISAILMGVLLASSGCVTTSDYNALQRELQQTRSRLNKKIDDLDSRTRHSEAEINQKINETDSIRSQQAGLAADVLSIKRDVAQLKGSVDSMSMNVNHMSNSTGNSTQTLEDLSNQIKIMQLALESQLAVDFDNINLKVDKDKDLTENKATSATVAAGIEAVVSPEKKEAPADPAKKLYDQALSKFTNHKYKEAIRDWAEFVKNFNGNKLVPNSIFWQGECYYQLGDYANAALKYQDVIAKYPKSTKLRQAMLKQGISLIKLNKVKPGKFILNDLIKKSPKSTEAKRAKIYLDNLK; this is encoded by the coding sequence ATGAAGCATAGCTTTAAACATAAAACAATCTCCGCAATTCTTATGGGAGTATTGCTGGCATCATCAGGTTGTGTAACAACTTCAGATTATAATGCCTTACAGAGGGAACTTCAGCAGACCCGTTCCAGATTGAACAAAAAAATTGACGATCTTGATAGCAGAACTAGACATTCTGAAGCTGAAATCAATCAAAAAATTAATGAAACTGATTCCATCAGATCTCAGCAGGCAGGCCTTGCAGCAGATGTTCTTTCCATAAAAAGAGACGTTGCCCAGCTAAAAGGTTCAGTAGATTCAATGTCTATGAATGTGAACCACATGTCTAATAGCACAGGTAACAGCACTCAGACTCTGGAAGATCTTTCAAACCAGATAAAAATAATGCAACTGGCATTGGAAAGTCAGTTGGCAGTTGATTTTGATAATATCAATCTTAAAGTTGATAAAGATAAAGATCTGACTGAAAATAAGGCGACAAGTGCGACTGTTGCAGCTGGTATCGAGGCTGTCGTCAGCCCCGAGAAAAAAGAAGCTCCGGCAGATCCAGCTAAAAAGCTTTATGATCAGGCTCTTAGCAAATTTACTAACCATAAATATAAAGAAGCCATTAGAGACTGGGCAGAGTTTGTTAAGAACTTTAATGGGAATAAGCTGGTTCCAAACTCTATTTTCTGGCAGGGTGAATGCTATTACCAACTTGGTGACTATGCAAATGCAGCTTTAAAATATCAGGATGTAATTGCTAAATATCCTAAAAGCACAAAGCTCAGGCAGGCTATGTTAAAGCAAGGTATTTCTTTGATTAAGCTGAACAAAGTCAAACCGGGTAAATTCATTCTAAATGATTTGATTAAAAAATCTCCAAAATCAACCGAAGCTAAAAGAGCTAAAATTTATCTTGATAACTTAAAATAA
- a CDS encoding substrate-binding domain-containing protein, protein MPKKVSEMNRRSFIKGGTLALAGFAASASPVKADPAQQSLQVWSCGGLAEAFIPANEAFEKKTGKHIAYTGAFAAALGKSLLGSAETEVFAPRVLALAKKLKAQGKMLSFQPLCFTKYVLITPAGNPKNIKSIEDLKRPDVVCQLSPESSPPGGKAVMGVLKKSGVIKEAKQNAGMLGSCVQHDVAAVASGQYDASVVEQRITRLPRYLNKFEVIDIPEEFFPAAPIPFSIGVMKFAKDKDLAHDFIDFVCGEIGQACFENAGFIHARSEEGQRLVKKYGVYDV, encoded by the coding sequence TTGCCTAAAAAAGTTTCTGAGATGAATCGTCGTTCATTTATTAAAGGTGGTACTCTTGCTCTCGCTGGTTTTGCAGCGTCAGCATCTCCCGTAAAAGCAGACCCCGCGCAACAGTCATTGCAGGTTTGGTCTTGTGGTGGTCTGGCAGAAGCCTTTATTCCTGCCAATGAGGCCTTTGAAAAAAAGACGGGTAAGCATATTGCTTATACTGGAGCCTTTGCTGCTGCTTTGGGAAAATCTTTGCTCGGGAGTGCTGAAACAGAAGTTTTTGCGCCAAGAGTTCTTGCTCTTGCTAAAAAACTTAAAGCTCAAGGCAAGATGTTAAGTTTTCAACCGCTTTGCTTTACAAAATATGTACTTATCACCCCAGCTGGTAATCCTAAGAATATCAAATCAATTGAAGACTTGAAACGTCCTGATGTTGTTTGCCAGCTTTCACCTGAGTCGTCACCTCCGGGTGGTAAAGCTGTTATGGGTGTTTTGAAAAAAAGTGGCGTAATTAAGGAAGCAAAGCAGAATGCAGGAATGTTGGGATCATGTGTTCAGCATGATGTTGCCGCAGTGGCTTCTGGACAATATGATGCCTCAGTTGTGGAACAGAGAATTACCAGACTTCCACGCTATTTAAATAAATTTGAAGTTATTGATATACCGGAAGAATTTTTCCCGGCAGCACCTATACCTTTTTCAATAGGTGTAATGAAATTTGCCAAAGATAAAGATCTTGCTCACGATTTTATAGATTTTGTCTGTGGGGAAATAGGGCAGGCATGTTTTGAAAATGCAGGTTTTATCCACGCTAGGTCTGAAGAAGGGCAGCGTCTTGTTAAGAAATATGGAGTGTATGATGTCTAG
- a CDS encoding DUF493 family protein encodes MGNSLESFKQTLDENHDWPCEYTFKFIIPATSIDEIKSMLDGIEFSIRESKGGKYISITACINACGSDEIINIYSKASTIEGIISL; translated from the coding sequence ATGGGAAATTCGCTGGAGAGTTTTAAACAGACGCTTGACGAAAATCACGACTGGCCTTGCGAATACACATTCAAATTTATTATTCCTGCAACTTCAATAGATGAAATTAAAAGTATGCTTGATGGAATAGAATTTTCAATCCGCGAATCAAAAGGTGGCAAATATATCAGCATTACAGCCTGCATCAACGCCTGCGGATCAGATGAAATTATTAATATTTATAGCAAGGCTTCCACAATTGAAGGTATTATCAGCCTCTAA
- the ileS gene encoding isoleucine--tRNA ligase translates to MSDYKKTLCLPKTKFPMKANLKQREPEMLKNWEENNTYAKMVEANNDEKNYVLHDGPPYANGHIHMGTAMNKVLKDIIIKSKNMRGLKAEYIPGWDCHGLPIEHKVEQDLKKKKKDLPTLIIRKLCREYALKFVDVQRKEFKRLGVLGKWEDPYLTLKPEYEAATARELGRVMENGSVVRGKKPIHWCCSCRTALAEAEVEYEDHTSPSIYVRFPLNDKNLLNVLPENVSTEIDLEKTYVAIWTTTPWTIPDNMAVAVHPEFDYCVCRVNGDFYILAESLLPVCSEKFGWDKYEILAKVAGAKLEGLIAKHPIYDRKSPIVTADYVTLDSGTGCVHTAPGHGREDFETGLRYGLEVYSPMNNDGVFLKDVEFFAGLNVFEANPKVIEKLEEVGNLLAQENITHSYPHCWRCKEPVIFRATTQWFVSMENNNLRQKSLDAIRNSVNWIPSWGEERIFKMVENRPDWCISRQRNWGVPIIALICQDCDEVYNDPEWVFSVVDEFEKHETGCDYWFEKSVEELAPKGLKCPKCGGTHWAKETDILDVWFDSGTSYAAVVEKRPELSFPADLYLEGSDQHRGWFHSSLLASMGTRGVPPYKNVLTHGYVVDKNGRKMSKSIGNVIAPQEIIDKHGAEILRMWVSAVNYQEDVRISDEILNRLVDAYRRIRNTCRYLLGNLDGFEPSTDAVSAEELLPVDHFALDLVRRRHETIQKAYETFEFHKVYHTLHNLCVGDLSAFYLDIIKDRLYVSGQKSIERRSAQTVLWQTLMMLVVDMAPVLSFTSEEVFSHIPAGMKGEVETVFALRPELMDASISSEERDRWELLMEVRSEVTKAIEPLRRERTIGHSLDTKINIFASDTILKALQDVDLREFFIVSGAETFPFAEAPSEAHTAEELEELAISVEKASGEKCSRCWRYDTLGENSDHPELCPRCAKVMSGE, encoded by the coding sequence ATGAGTGATTATAAAAAGACTTTATGTCTTCCCAAAACTAAATTCCCAATGAAAGCAAATCTCAAACAGCGTGAACCTGAGATGCTCAAAAATTGGGAAGAGAACAATACTTATGCTAAAATGGTTGAAGCAAATAATGATGAAAAAAATTATGTGCTTCATGATGGCCCCCCTTATGCGAATGGGCATATACATATGGGAACAGCCATGAACAAGGTTCTCAAAGATATAATCATCAAGTCTAAAAACATGCGCGGTCTTAAGGCTGAATATATTCCGGGATGGGACTGCCACGGTCTGCCGATTGAACACAAAGTTGAGCAGGACCTTAAAAAGAAAAAAAAGGATCTTCCGACTTTAATAATTCGTAAACTCTGCCGGGAATACGCTCTCAAATTTGTTGATGTTCAGAGAAAGGAATTTAAAAGACTTGGAGTTCTTGGTAAATGGGAAGATCCATATCTTACGCTCAAGCCTGAATATGAAGCAGCTACAGCACGTGAACTTGGCCGTGTAATGGAAAACGGATCCGTTGTGCGTGGTAAAAAACCGATTCACTGGTGCTGTTCTTGTCGCACAGCTCTGGCTGAAGCAGAAGTAGAATATGAAGATCATACCTCTCCTTCTATATATGTACGCTTTCCATTAAATGATAAGAATCTATTAAATGTACTTCCGGAAAACGTCAGTACTGAAATAGACCTTGAAAAAACATACGTTGCAATCTGGACAACTACTCCCTGGACAATACCTGACAATATGGCTGTAGCTGTTCATCCTGAATTTGATTACTGCGTATGCCGTGTCAACGGAGATTTCTATATACTTGCTGAAAGTCTTCTGCCGGTCTGCTCAGAAAAATTCGGGTGGGACAAATATGAAATTTTAGCAAAAGTAGCAGGCGCAAAGCTTGAGGGTCTAATTGCCAAACATCCTATTTACGACCGCAAGTCACCTATTGTGACTGCAGATTATGTAACTCTGGATAGTGGTACAGGTTGTGTTCATACTGCCCCCGGTCATGGTCGTGAAGACTTTGAAACAGGCCTCAGATACGGCCTTGAAGTCTATTCGCCCATGAACAATGATGGTGTATTCCTTAAGGATGTCGAATTTTTTGCCGGACTTAACGTTTTCGAAGCCAACCCTAAAGTTATCGAAAAACTTGAGGAAGTGGGCAACCTTCTCGCTCAGGAGAATATTACTCACTCATACCCGCATTGCTGGCGCTGTAAAGAACCTGTTATTTTTCGTGCTACCACTCAGTGGTTTGTTTCCATGGAAAACAATAATCTCCGCCAGAAATCCCTTGATGCTATCCGCAACAGCGTAAACTGGATTCCTTCATGGGGAGAAGAACGAATTTTCAAAATGGTTGAAAATCGTCCCGACTGGTGTATTTCACGCCAGAGAAACTGGGGAGTTCCGATCATTGCCCTCATCTGTCAGGATTGCGATGAAGTTTACAATGATCCTGAATGGGTATTTTCTGTTGTAGATGAATTTGAAAAGCATGAAACAGGTTGCGACTACTGGTTTGAAAAATCAGTTGAAGAACTTGCTCCCAAAGGACTTAAATGTCCCAAATGTGGCGGTACACACTGGGCTAAAGAAACTGATATCCTTGATGTCTGGTTTGATTCAGGTACCAGCTATGCTGCTGTTGTTGAAAAACGTCCTGAATTAAGCTTCCCTGCGGATCTTTATTTAGAAGGATCCGATCAGCATAGAGGATGGTTCCACAGCTCTTTACTGGCATCCATGGGAACAAGAGGAGTTCCTCCTTATAAAAATGTTCTGACCCATGGATATGTTGTTGATAAGAACGGTCGTAAGATGTCCAAATCCATAGGAAACGTAATAGCTCCTCAGGAAATTATCGACAAACATGGTGCTGAAATTCTCAGGATGTGGGTTTCTGCTGTAAACTATCAGGAAGATGTCCGTATATCTGATGAAATTCTTAACAGACTCGTAGACGCATATCGCAGAATTCGTAATACCTGCCGTTACCTCCTAGGTAACCTTGATGGGTTTGAGCCTTCAACTGATGCGGTTTCAGCCGAAGAGCTCCTTCCTGTTGACCATTTCGCACTTGATCTGGTCCGCAGACGTCATGAAACAATACAAAAAGCTTATGAAACTTTTGAATTCCATAAAGTTTATCATACCCTGCATAATTTATGTGTAGGTGATCTCTCAGCTTTCTACCTTGATATAATAAAAGACAGATTATACGTTTCAGGACAGAAAAGTATTGAAAGGCGTTCAGCTCAGACAGTTCTGTGGCAGACCCTCATGATGCTGGTGGTTGATATGGCACCGGTACTCTCATTTACTTCCGAGGAAGTATTTTCTCACATTCCGGCAGGAATGAAAGGTGAAGTGGAGACTGTTTTTGCTCTTCGCCCTGAACTGATGGATGCCTCTATAAGTTCAGAAGAACGTGACAGATGGGAATTGCTGATGGAAGTTCGTTCTGAAGTGACAAAGGCTATCGAACCTTTGAGACGTGAAAGGACTATCGGCCATTCGCTTGATACAAAAATTAATATATTTGCTAGCGATACTATCCTTAAGGCTTTACAGGATGTAGACCTTCGGGAGTTCTTTATTGTTTCAGGCGCTGAGACCTTCCCATTTGCAGAAGCTCCATCGGAAGCTCACACGGCAGAAGAACTTGAAGAACTGGCCATTAGTGTTGAGAAAGCCAGTGGTGAAAAATGCAGCCGTTGCTGGAGATATGACACTCTTGGTGAAAACAGTGATCATCCGGAACTTTGCCCCCGCTGTGCAAAAGTTATGTCTGGCGAATAG
- a CDS encoding PLD nuclease N-terminal domain-containing protein has translation MMFFGNIPELPLSTWMTILGCIGFFAALSLFAIWDAFKRDFPTSMEKVGWIQLSIFIPFLGCLAYFCLGRRRGKKYEA, from the coding sequence ATGATGTTTTTTGGAAATATACCAGAACTTCCATTATCAACTTGGATGACGATTCTAGGTTGTATTGGTTTTTTCGCAGCTTTATCCCTTTTTGCTATATGGGATGCATTTAAACGTGATTTTCCAACTTCAATGGAAAAAGTTGGCTGGATCCAACTTTCAATCTTTATACCTTTCCTAGGATGTCTTGCTTATTTCTGCCTAGGTAGGAGAAGAGGTAAAAAATATGAAGCATAG
- a CDS encoding NIL domain-containing protein yields the protein MSENNNLSKIIHLAFPPEISGRPVICNLGKLFDLSFNILKSDINPRQEGSMTLEISGTEEEFQTGINYLKENGVSLIPVASKIARDEDSCMHCGMCLAMCPTGALSLDMDTRLVMFDLEKCTACGRCTKICPVRAMIIDPQDDNGIA from the coding sequence ATGAGTGAAAACAACAATTTAAGCAAGATTATTCACCTTGCCTTTCCTCCTGAAATTTCAGGAAGACCAGTTATCTGCAACCTTGGAAAATTATTTGACCTGAGCTTCAACATTCTCAAGTCAGATATAAACCCAAGGCAGGAAGGTTCAATGACCCTTGAAATATCAGGTACCGAAGAAGAATTCCAGACAGGAATTAACTATCTTAAAGAAAACGGTGTTTCGCTGATACCGGTAGCCAGCAAAATTGCAAGGGACGAAGATTCATGCATGCATTGCGGTATGTGTCTGGCAATGTGCCCCACCGGAGCCCTTTCTCTGGATATGGATACAAGACTGGTCATGTTTGATCTTGAAAAATGTACAGCCTGTGGCAGATGCACCAAAATCTGTCCCGTACGGGCTATGATCATTGATCCACAGGACGACAATGGAATAGCTTAA
- a CDS encoding protein phosphatase CheZ, translated as MINDEQIVKDMMERVSEDLVHSLKESITQAVQKEVSKNLSKALLEGEFYRRINHDLQNGLKDIYREVSKAKSGPAGTIAVEADPDELFSEASDQLDAILRTTEKATEDIMDIVEKLQGTQMALSDLIKGFETGGVKKTQREKLSQINNELGLDLMTIMTTLSFQDLTGQRIKIIIETIKSVEKIVLDLYMSTGLKIKAREKAPEMTLEQLDTETENKMSELKGPAEEASQNEVDDLLSQLGL; from the coding sequence GTGATAAACGACGAACAAATCGTCAAAGATATGATGGAAAGAGTCTCTGAAGACCTTGTGCACAGTTTGAAAGAAAGTATTACTCAAGCTGTTCAGAAAGAGGTTTCCAAAAATTTATCAAAAGCACTGCTTGAAGGTGAATTTTACAGACGCATAAATCATGACCTTCAAAATGGTCTTAAAGACATATACCGCGAAGTTTCAAAAGCTAAAAGCGGGCCGGCAGGAACAATTGCCGTTGAAGCTGACCCAGATGAATTATTTTCAGAGGCATCTGACCAACTGGATGCAATTCTCAGAACAACAGAGAAAGCGACTGAAGACATCATGGATATAGTTGAAAAACTTCAGGGAACGCAAATGGCTCTTTCAGACCTTATCAAAGGTTTTGAAACAGGTGGAGTTAAAAAAACTCAGCGTGAAAAACTTAGCCAGATTAATAATGAATTAGGCTTAGACCTGATGACAATAATGACAACTTTGAGCTTTCAGGACTTAACCGGGCAACGCATAAAAATAATAATTGAGACAATTAAAAGCGTAGAAAAAATAGTACTTGATCTATACATGTCTACAGGCCTTAAAATAAAAGCCAGAGAAAAAGCTCCTGAGATGACTCTTGAACAGTTAGACACTGAAACTGAAAATAAAATGTCTGAACTGAAGGGACCGGCTGAAGAGGCTTCACAAAATGAGGTTGATGACCTCTTATCACAGTTGGGATTATAG